The following nucleotide sequence is from Solanum dulcamara chromosome 7, daSolDulc1.2, whole genome shotgun sequence.
tattcaatatatGAAAATTGTTACAGCCATATAATACACTATTTTTCTTACACACCTAAATACATAAAATACTACACCCAAGAGATCTTCAAGAGAAAATTCTCTAAATCGCACATGTATTTCTGCAGATTTTTGTTGTTATGTGTTTATGATAGAGATGCGTATTTATAGAGCCATGATAGGTGCTTATGAACACATTTATGCCAAGATATTTGATAAAATGTGTGAAAATTATTAGCCTTCTTTCTTGACTTCCATCAACCAAATGCCCACaatttcttctttattcaaacaaatacaacatTTTTTGAACAAAATCATCCTTATTTTTTCAATATAATTTAAACGACACCCTTATAATACTTTCACTTCACTGGAAACATCCTTCACTAGTAAGTGCATGTTTTAGCAATTATAATTGCTTGTCATTTTAACTTCAATGAATTGATGGTAAGGTATTCATAATTAATTTACTTACTATAATTGTAGTTGCTATTGACCCTATAAAATTTCCAAGTGATTTTATAACAACTTTAGTTGAAAAGTTTCTTTCAATGCCGAAAATCATGACAAGAAATTGATACTCAATGAAACACAAACATCacctaaatataattaaaaaatagccATATGATTGCCTTACCTGTAACCAACATTTATTTTTTCCTCATTCATGCAAACAATATAATCATTATTCACTCACTAAGCAATAGTGGACATGAGAAGTGGTGTTTAAACAATAGCCACCTTCCTTTTACTTTCTTGTTTACTCTTTAAGCCAAATCAAGTGTACACATTATCAGTTTTCTGTCCCAAAAAAATGTATAATCCCATACTGGCAAAAAGCTTTAGTCACTATGAAAGAAAAACATTTGGATGTTGTGCTTTTGTTTTGTTCTTGATTGTTGTGTTTAGCAGTTGCATGGTTTTCAAGAATCATTTGTATCCTCAATCAGTTAGTAAGTCCTCTGCacttaattatgttttaatttaaCCTCTGTATTAGGCTTTGTTaagatgatttttaattttgtttataGATGGTGATGCCATGAATTTACAAATATCTATGAATGCTGCTGAAGATATGTTTGTGATCAAGGATACAACACTTCTCAAGAAATTAGGTAAGTCAAGAATCTAAAAACTTAGTAGACGTTTAGACGTAGATTTGattgaaacttgaaaaaaaaagaagatttatagaaattgaaattgaaaaatgaaattTAGTTGAAGTCGTGTCTGGACATACTTGAAAAAAAGTTTCGTGAGTGGAAAAAGATGTTTGCTTGAAATACTGGCTAACTCATTGTCTAACAAAAAATCAGTTCAATGTATAGCCAAACGacgttttgaaaaaaaataaaatctatgtCCATATGACTCTTTAAACTTCTTATATTGAAAACTATTTTGCAGAAACAGAGAAAAAGGATTCAAAACCAATGTGTAATGTGTTGGAACCATTGTCTGATTACTGTGAGACCAAAGGGGACATAAGGGTCCAAGGAAACTCCTCAACAATTTTTGTTGTTATGTCTCATAATTTCAACATTTCTACTGAGAACAATTCATGGACCATACAACCTTATCCAAGAAAAGGTAATTCAGGGGCAATGTCAAGAGTTAAATCTTGGACAGTAAAATTAGTACAAGACAGCAAAAAAATCCCAAAATGCAGTGTGTATCATGGCTATCCAGCAGTTCTATTTTCACTTGGAGGATATTCAGGAAaccattttcatgatttttcagaTTTACTCGTTCCAATCTTTTCAAATTCGCGTCATTTTAATTCAGAGGTACACTTTCTTGCCACGGATTATAAGTCGTGGTGGATAGGTAAGTACAAAACATTGCTCAACAACATGTCTAAGAACAAAATTCTTGATATTGACAACGAAAACGAGGTACATTGCTTTCCTAGTGTGACAACAGGCCTTAAATCTCACAAAGAATTTGGGATTGATTCCTCAAAGTTCCCAAATGGGGTGTCAATGCTCGATTTTAGACAGTTCTTGAGGAGATCATTTTCTCTAAACAGAATTGAGGCCATCAAGATGAAGGGTGATATTGTTACGAGGCCACGTTTGCTGATCATGTCAAGGAAGAAATCGCGAATTTTATTAAATGAGGGCGATGTAAGACGAATGTCTGAAGATTTGGGGTACGAGGTTGTCCTGGCTGAAGCTAACCTTAGtacaaatttatcaaaattcgCGCAAATTGTTAATTCTTGTGATGTGATAATGGGAGTTCATGGAGCTGGATTAACCAACATGGTTTTTCTCCCTAATAATGCAGTTTTAATTCAGCTTGTTCCTTTAGGAGCAATGGATTATTTGGCTAAACGTGATTTTGGAGATCCTGCTGGAGAAATGAACATAAAATACTTCGATTATAAAATTGGTGTGAATGAGAGTTCTCTAGTGGAACAATATCCACCTAATCATAAAGTTTTTAAAGATCCATCATCATTTCATAGGAAAGGATGGGGTGTATTTAGATCAATTTATTTGGATAAACAGAATGTAAAAGTTGATCTTAATAGGTTTAGGTCTACTTTGTTAAAAGCTAAAAAGCTTCTAGCCACGTCTTGATTTTTTGCACTATAGTGTACATGTTTCATTTTTCGTCTATTGTATAATGGCATTTTATCTGCCAATTGAgtgattttcattgataaacACTTGTACAATGTCATAATAGAAgggatttaagttatatatattgacATATATTCTTATACTCACAGTAAATTTTAATATAGGGTATTTGCTAGACATTTTATACTATTTACATCATGTCTAAACAAGAACCACTTGTTTAGCAATGGAAAGAAGATCGAATATACCTCTTGCCATGGTTTCTAAGGGAGTTATTTTTGTGCCTGGGGATCCTGAATCATATGTGTTATTTATACTAGGGTAAAGGGTGAAATTTGATAGTGAACTATGCGAAACAGAATAGATTTATCCTTTGCGGTTAAATATGCCTTCGTCGTTACTAGTTGGGATCAAATTTAATTCTAAACTATGCgaaatgaaataattttcaCCTTTTAGAAGGGGGCAGGTGATGATGACAATGGTAGCAGGGAGAATCAAGGAGGAAGAAAAGGAGTTGGTGATAGAGGTTGTGGCGCACAAAGAGAAAGGaggaatgataaaaaaaaaatacaaaacacAAAATTAGGGAGAAAAATCAAATTTGTCCTTGAACTATGTGAAAGTGTCAAATTTGCTCCTAAATTATGTGAAAGGTTCAAATTAATCCTTAATTGCATGACACATGACATCATCAGGTGCTAACTTCCACTGTTCAAAAAATAAGGACAAATTTACTCCATTTCATGTAGTTCCAAAAACAAATTTAATCTCAACTAACATATGACAAATATATTTCATTTCACGTAATTTGGAGGCAAATTTAATCCTTTGCCCCTTATATAATTGTTCTTCCATTAAAAGCAACTTTTGACATTTACTTTATTGGGAAAGCTTATCCAAGACTAAATGGGAAAATTGGAGTTCAACTGGTCCAAAGACCAAAACACACGACCGTT
It contains:
- the LOC129895481 gene encoding alpha-1,3-arabinosyltransferase XAT2-like codes for the protein MYNPILAKSFSHYERKTFGCCAFVLFLIVVFSSCMVFKNHLYPQSVNGDAMNLQISMNAAEDMFVIKDTTLLKKLETEKKDSKPMCNVLEPLSDYCETKGDIRVQGNSSTIFVVMSHNFNISTENNSWTIQPYPRKGNSGAMSRVKSWTVKLVQDSKKIPKCSVYHGYPAVLFSLGGYSGNHFHDFSDLLVPIFSNSRHFNSEVHFLATDYKSWWIGKYKTLLNNMSKNKILDIDNENEVHCFPSVTTGLKSHKEFGIDSSKFPNGVSMLDFRQFLRRSFSLNRIEAIKMKGDIVTRPRLLIMSRKKSRILLNEGDVRRMSEDLGYEVVLAEANLSTNLSKFAQIVNSCDVIMGVHGAGLTNMVFLPNNAVLIQLVPLGAMDYLAKRDFGDPAGEMNIKYFDYKIGVNESSLVEQYPPNHKVFKDPSSFHRKGWGVFRSIYLDKQNVKVDLNRFRSTLLKAKKLLATS